The DNA region ACAATCTTAATTAAGAACCTTATTGTACTACcgctatttgtgtatatatcgtATATCAACAATTCGGTCCATCTAGCTTGTTAACTGGCTAGTTGGGTTGACGATCCAAATTCACGTGGGGAATGATGGGCCTCGTCTAGTCAACTCATTCAAACCAGTTATAAATTGAGCATATGCATAGGGACAGTTGAACACAaagtaatgaatatataatattgagACAGTATGAATAACAACCACcctctacaaaagaaaaaaaagtgtattGGAGTCCTTCCATGATGTCTGCACCATAACAGAATCACACCAACGCcatgtttcaattatttttactaaTTTCACTGCCTGATGAGATATCGTCTTGCGTATTCGGTGGCTGAGTACACCAACGCTTTCAAATCTTAATTGTCTACCCTTAATTTCACCGTGACATCAAAGGCGAGCCCAATATATCTGACCCAAATTTTACCTTTTAAACATGAACCAACGAGGAAGACCACTCTATGGTCACACAACCtacaaaaaaaatcataaatatagaCGCATACATATCTGAATGAATAATAAGCTCGCTTTGTAGCCATGCGGTTTAAGGTCCTTTCCTACGATGCGGCACCTGGGACAGATGTCTTCTTCTCTAGGTCTAGGCACCTTGTGAATgattttggtagacgggaaactgtgcagaagaccgtgtgtgtgtggggggtgtattttcctcactgcttgacaaccggtgttgatttatttacatcgctgtaacttagcggttcggtaacagaaacagatagaataagcaccaatcttaaaaacaaaaataaatattggggacaatttgttcaactaaaattcttcgaggcggtgctcccAGAATGGCTGctttcaatgactaaaacaagtgaaagataataaGCATTGTTTTTGAAAGCAAAATGGCGGAAGGTTAATGGGAGGGGGGCTGGAATAGCTTTGTTGTGAGTTTTAAATTTAGAaggcgcatggcccagtggtttgagcgttggactcatgatcataaggtcatagtttcgattcccagaacgggcgttgtaGTCTTGAGTAAAAACACTTCATCTTACGTTGCCCCAGTCCAGTCAGCCGTAAATGAGTTCCAACAATAGCTAGAAAGTTAACTCAGGGTGAGTGGGTTGTAATTTCAGTCCTTTATATACCATGCAAACCGAGTTAAGCTCCGGCCTTTCGAGTCTTAAGGCTCATAACAGATTTGTATGAGTCGAATAAATGAGggataaataacaagaaaataagccCTTAAAAGACGTTCCTAatgtatgttatatttgttttCCAGAGTGAACTCGCTCGCAAGAAGGACAGTGAGGTGATCAAACTCCGAAAAGACCTTGACCTTGCTATTACTCAACATGAGAGCACTGAACAAAGTCTTAGGAAGCGCCATCAAGAGACAATCAACGATCTGTCTGAACAGAATGATTACctcacaaaacagaaaaacaggttcgtaacatttaaaataattcacacatgcacacatacatacgtgcatacttacattgatacagatgcacatatatacatacaaacacacatgcgcctCAGAGGAGCGGGCGTGAGGTCTTCTCATGCTCTTTATAACTGATTCAAATAATATAAAGAttcacttcggtcatgaatgaccatgagattccacctagaaagttaccctctgaggcacaagttcgggcaaggttgtttatggaaaaccagcagtcgcccatgcataccagcctttcctttccatgccactgatgttatccaagggaaaggcaaaatcccatacagtttggcaccagtgatgtcgcacctcttttctacagctgagtgaactggcgcaacatgaagtaaagtgtcttgctcaagacacaGCCCgattcaggaatcgaactcactaccgcctgattgtgagcctgatcctctaaccactgagccatgcgccttgcCTTCACAGTTCTCTATATAGACTAATGGTTCCGGTTGCATGGAGCcttcggcaagtgccttctactatagcatcgagccggccaatatcttgtgagtggatttggtagtcgggaagtgaaagaaacctgtcgaacacacacactcacaaacacacacacacacacgcgcacacacacgcacacacacacacacacacacacacacacacacacacacacacacacacgtatgtatgtaaatacgatGTGAGTGTAAACTTTATAGTTTGCTTTCAAAGCTCGGCTACATATGCCGGCCAGCAAATGTTATACAATGAGAATGATCAtattactggatatatatatctgtaattccGTAATATCTATAAACTTCATGCAAAGTTATGAATAGCAGAAAATGGATTGAGCAACAATTTTATTGCGTAagtctacaattgtttccacgtcgtttatatatatatgattgtgtgtatgtacttatttatttacgtacacatatgtctgtctatagccatatatggatttatatctTACCGTCTAAATGTTTCTAATGCTGGTAATTAATGGCAGAACAAGGGAAGCAATGAATGTAAAGGTAAATAtggaaagaaataggaaaatagaaataaaaatagattaaaatatgtAGAACAgtatagaataaaaataagtaaaaataaaacagtaaaaatttgaaatatggctaaaaatattaaataaaaataagataaaaatagaaCTAACTAAAACAGAagttaaaaagcaaaataaaaatatataactaaaaagtagatataataaataaaatgaggaataattatttaatgaaaaatcaggtgaaaaattacaaacaaatcgttgttaaatacatacttaaacatatatattttaacatttatggttttatatattcctgtatttttctttatagTCATTAGTTTCCCTTGTCTTTCGTTTACCTCAAACTGAAATAATTAGATGGAAAGATTTAGAtctagaaagatatatagatagacggacatgggcatgaatatgtgtgtatgtgtgtgtgtgcgtggttgtgtgagagagagagagagtgtgtgtgtgtgtgtacacgcatatataaatacaagcaaatatatacaaatacatacattgcatatacacatacatatttacggacacatatatacgtataaacatatatgcacgtacattgtgtatgtgtgtgtgtgtgtgtgtgcgtgtgtatgtatgtgtaggctaAGAAGGTCAAAACTCCGAAGTCACaatcaacatatgtgtgtgtgtatgtatgtatgtatgtatgtatgtatgtataggtatatgtatacacatatatgaatagaaCTGATAAGAGAAGTGAAGTTAGAGAACTGATATCTATTCCATTCGTTTACAGCTGTTCCATAAACTTGTCATATGTATAATAGACATTTGCacttatataagatatatgtgtgtgaacgcccatacatacatacatatatgagggagagagagaaatgtcgaTGTTTGATTAtcgcaaataaaaataaatattatatctttCATTTCTTCAACAGAATCGATAAAGAAAAGTCACAACTTCTCATTGAAATTGATGGATTGCAGACCACTTTAGATTCAGTTTCGAAGGCCAGGGTAAGGATATGCCTTTTTTCATCCATAAATACCGACCGTTTCTCCACTGCAGACTAATATTTTTCACAAATACACTGGTATACATATCGTCTGAATAACATACCTATAaaacacatccacacagacaCTTTGTGCGCTCATACAAACGTTAACATtaacatgaatatattttcatacacctctctctctctcttactcccccctctctctggcAATGTACAaattcgcatacatacatatatacatacaaacataatacatgcatatatatatatatatatatatatatatatatatatatatatatatatatatatatatatatatatatatatatatatatatatatatatatataatatatatatatatatatatatatatatatatatatatatatatgtattgtggaggcgcaatggctcagtggttagggcagtggactcgcggtcataggatcgcggtttcgattcccagaccgggcgttgtgagtgtttattgagcgaaaaacacctaaagcttccacgaggctccggcagggggggggtgatccctgctgtactctttcaccacaactttctctcactcttacttcctgtttctgttgtacctgtatttcaaagggccggcctgtcactctctgtgtcacgctgaatatccccgaaattaagggtacacgtgtctaagGGTAGCCCACGTTTTACGTAGCTGTGTTGATTCGGCAGCCCTTACCCGTTCGATCTTACACGAGCAGTGTTCCGTTATTATAGgtcaattctatatatatacatatatattacgtatattatataccgtatagtgcatatatatatatatatagatatatatatatatatatatatatatatatatatatatatatatatatatataacacacacgatTGTCATTCTGAATCTGTATATACACTTGTAAAGcactacataaatacacatatattatatatatatacatacacatacacaaacatgtgtatatatatacatatatatacacttattcatTTGTTGCACATTCTAAGCTATTTCATAATCATTCTTGTActaagtgttattattattattattattattattattattaaaggctgCTGCAGAAAGCAAATTGGATGGTTTAGACGGCCAAGTTGGAAGACTGAGGATCACCGTTGATGACTTAACTAAGCAACTCAATGATGCCAACCATGCCAAGGCACGTCTCACCCAGGAGAATTTCGACTACCAGCACCAGGTCCAGGAGCTGGACAGTGCCAATGCTGCATTGGCTAAGGCTAAAATGCAGTTGCAAGCTCAGGTCGATGACTTGAAACGTTCATTGGACGATGAATCCAGAGTAAGTATCCTCTACATTTTTTCTATATCCTATGCCATACtatgatatgatataatcatacacacacaagcaattatttaataaaatcgccattggcttcaactacgtcctccagacgacttcggaatctcctgcaactcttctggactgtCACCTTTTTTAAGTTGGTAAATGTCATActctttgccttcagttcctctttggtgttacaaggagttttgttggtctctcgctcaactccgccccacacataataatcaaagggttgcagtctggggagttaggtggccagatgttacgggtgatgtggtcgcagaaattgtctggcaTCCATaattgggttctcctgcttgtgtgacatagtgcagagtccttttgccagacatagggtcttccagcggCCAACCTCttaacccagggcagcactacctcctccatgtacttgatgtaggcctttgTGTTGAGTCCATGTTgaatgtgggaagatgaatggaggcataacgtcaccatcactagtgatcacaccAAACATCATGATGCTGATTGGATGTTTGGCTTTTAtaactctcggtacatgtttgggggacacggcaagccaatggttgttctgtgtgttttccatctgttcgtattggagcttccggcgcgaatgccaggcagtacagcatgtcgtttccaaatttctggccgaGTGAGttacgtcatggtgctgtttttctcacagacggtgtccaactgaccctactatactgtgtaggcgacaaaatcaaaaacaaacaatgtacatgcgcgaaaaaaaaatttaaatggcgACAATTTCCCCATCGTACCctgttcaaatacatatatacatgcatacatgcattcatacatacatacatacatacacacacacacatataaacatatgatacatatatatggttcatacacacacacacactcacacacaatatatatatatgcatatatatataatatatatatatatatattatatatatatatatatatatatatattatatatatatatatatattatatgtgtgcatacatacatatatatatcatatatatttgtgtatccatGTTATTAGTATTATGTATCACAACCAGATAACTGTGATACTTGATTGGTTAATTAAAGctaattttatttaaaagttgTGTTTGCCCATATCCTCAAGAACATTAtacaacatacgtatatacatacatattatatatatatatacacacatatatatagatatatgtatacatatacatacatatacattcacatatatacatatacgtacatatatacataaatatatgtacacacacatacacacacacacatatatatatctgagcgcctattaataataatactgtaattgttccattgttgttgtttttttgttttcccgtttggattaaaattatatatatatatatatatatatatatatatatatatatatatatatatattgcatgcatttatatatctatgtattcttatattattattgtatcactATATTGAATTCTTCTTCTTACACAGCAACGTAGCAACTTGAGCGCCCAGCTTGCTGCTCTGCAGTTAGACTTCGACAACTTGAACGCCCGTTACGAAGAAGAGTCTGAAAGTAACACCGTTCTTCGTAACCAACTGAGCAAAATAAATGCCGAATATAGCGCCCTTAAGACCCGATTCGACAAGGAAATATTGGCCAAGACTGAAGAATTGGAAGATCTCAAGTAAGTTAATTCAACCAGTTTGGCCAAACTGctgcatctatatctatctatctatctatctatctatctatctatctatctatctatctatctatctatctatctatctatatctatcgatatatatatatatatatatatatatattatatatatatatatatatatatattatatatatattatatatatatatataaatatatatatatatatatatgagagaaaggaagagagaaataaggaAAGCACTACCCCACTGTCAAACTATAAATAGAAATCAGAAAATAACAAATCAAGAAAATAATTTGCGAATGAATGAGTTTATCATAATTTAACGAGCGTCCCTTTTCTTTAATCTTCAGACGAAGAATGAACCTCAAAGTCAGTGAATTGGAAGATTTACTTGAACAATCCCGCGTTCGTATCAACAACTTGGAAAAGACTAAGATTAAACTCACCACAGAAATCAAGGAACTCACCATTGAAATTGAGAATGTAAGTGAATTCGAAGTTTTTTATCTGCTACCTCCCAATCCTCCATTACCACAATATAACGGGTGAAGGGGAATGAAATCACATGAtcgctagaaatggcagctaaataTCCTTCTCAAATAACAAATTGAAAACGTTAGTGAATTAGATGCATTTTCATCAGCTACCTCATGATCCTCGTATTACCACGATCTCACTAAGATGAGAAATCACATGATCGTTCgcctggctagaaatagcagctaaacatgATCACTCGaacggctagaaatagcagctaggtATCCTTCTCAAAGTATAAAATTGAGAATGGAAGTGAATTAAAAGTATTTGATCTGCTACTTCACAATGATCATGATCAAGATTTAACGAGAGCAAGAAGTCACATGAcaggttagaaatagcagctaaatattacTCTCAAATCAGATCACCCCCTTCCACTGCATTACAAGAAAGGAAGATTATAATTGGTTAATGCAGCCTTAGGTATAATAAATCTGAACAAAAGAAAGTATGAGATGATCGTGTCTAGAATGTTTCGGATCACAGGTATACTGTATTAGgcttaaacaaaaacaacaacagcaacaacaataacaacaacaacgatatcatAACAAAAATTATAACTGTGACCATAGTATGGTCATCACTCGCCATTACTGTTCTGAACCAAGTAGGgatcttgtatataatatattttctcgaCATGTTAGAATTAGCAATGAAATCTCTGTTATACCACCCACCCTACAAAGGAGGGCAACAACCGGATAGAAAGTGAGGGTGATGCATGTCAGCCACTGAAGTATTCTCTATAGGCCTGAGGtgttttcaaaagaaattttcaaacttaatatattgatatttgttgGTCAGTGAGCAATCGAGGGCTTtcgggcaaataaaaaaaaaataagccctATAAAAAGTGAACCATTACAAGATGAAGTTGCTGATCCTTGCTGTAACATCTTAAAAAAATAGAGGAAGGACATACCAAAACTCCTTTGATTTAAGCGCCTATATGCACAGTTGATTTCTTATAGTTTCTTTCCTCTTTAGATCTGTTGAATATATTTTCTCCTCAAACCTTCCGGTTTTCTTTAGCACAATCGCAACGGCTGACATTTATCCTATACATTTGGTGCCTTTCGTTTCACAGATCCAGATCATTGTTCAGGAACTCACCAAGAAGAACCGTCAACTCGAAAACGAAAATGCTTCATTGGGCAAACGTGTTGAAGAATTGCAAGCTGAGAACGCCAACTTGTTGTCTGCTAACCGAAACTTGGAACAGGAGAATCATCGTCTCAAGGTTTCTAACGCTGAACTCGGAGAGAGAGTTGATAACCTCACCAGGGAGAACAAACAGCTTACTGGTAAGTAGAAGACTAGGAAAATATTTCTACACAAACATAAGgacacatgtagacatacatacacactgacttgcatacagatatacacacacatattcgcgaAATAGTTTCTTTTCACAAGCCTAAAGAACCCACAATAATCgaactgatatatgtatgtacgcatgtatatatatatataatatatatatatatatatatatatatatattattatgtatgtatgtataaatgtatgtgtatatttgaatacatatgcatccatatgcatatatacgtatatatatatgcgcgcgcctgcacatacacacacacccacccacacccacacccacacacacacacacacacacaccacacacatatatatatatatatatatatatatagacgctcTTTTGTACAGATGTGATAACAATGGAGACTTCTTGCAGTAGGTGTTACAATATTGTTTTGGTAAATTTCGTTATCACGTTTCAGTCCGCTTTCTGGGGCAcaacatttttttcacatttccTGCAAAAGAAGATGCCATAAAATGCATAGTTATCAACTTCCCTGTGCTCTTCTGATGACTTCTAAGTTCTTCCTTAGATAAACACAGCCACAGTCCTTAcgtgttccacacacacacacacacacacacacacacacacacacacacacacacacaaccgtacatatgcacacacatccagTCCCCAATATCCTACTTGTGTTTCTTTCCTTTcaatgttttacatatatttttttaccctATCCATTTCCAGACAACCTCCGTGAAACCGTCAACGCATTGAAAGATGCTAACCGCCAGCTTGCCGAACTCCAGGCTCTCCGCGCTCAATTGGAAGCCGAACGTGATTCCCTTACCATTGCTCTCCGTGACACCGAAGAAAGCTTGCGTGATGCCGAAAACAAACTGCAAGCCGCCACCACCGCTCTCAACCAACTCCGTAGCgagagactgactgacagaccCTCAGTGAGAAATTGAAAATAAGATTGAATTGAAAGCATCTCTACTCGCTCATCTGTCTcgtctcttcatcatcatcataattattcatttacacatacatcatcatagtagttattatgtggtgtgtgtgtgtgtgtgtgtgtgtgtgtgtgtgtgtgtgtgtgtgtgtgtgtgtattgctccGATCTATTTattatacactacatatatattagattctTGCCATATGCATtctcacacacaaattatatcatcatcttcatcaccattttattatttcaccaacttttttttttcactacaacAGGAAGAGCAGCGCTCGTGCCATTGAAGAGCTTCAACGCACTTTGGTGGAAGTCGAGACCAGATACAAGAGCGAACTCAACAGACTCAAGAAGAAATATGAAACTGACATTAGGGAACTGGAGACCGCTTTGGATGTTGCCAACAGGCAGAACGCTGAACACATCAAAGTCATCAAAACTCTGCACATCAAGATTAAGGTCAGTTCGAGGTTTAATTTGACCGAATTTATTCttggtgctgttgttgatgttgtaattGTACCTATTGTTGGAAATGATATCATTGCATTGCGAAATATT from Octopus sinensis linkage group LG13, ASM634580v1, whole genome shotgun sequence includes:
- the LOC115218392 gene encoding LOW QUALITY PROTEIN: paramyosin-like (The sequence of the model RefSeq protein was modified relative to this genomic sequence to represent the inferred CDS: substituted 3 bases at 3 genomic stop codons); protein product: MDIDSDISVKRTYRRYEVYRGQSPTSQSRTEIVKTRHIGFDQSEIDRAEARFRLRIRELEDALDSERDSRIRFEKLAAEHAILIDSLNERLEDVGLTSISQSELARKKDSEVIKLRKDLDLAITQHESTEQSLRKRHQETINDLSEQNDYLTKQKNRIDKEKSQLLIEIDGLQTTLDSVSKARAAAESKLDGLDGQVGRLRITVDDLTKQLNDANHAKARLTQENFDYQHQVQELDSANAALAKAKMQLQAQVDDLKRSLDDESRQRSNLSAQLAALQLDFDNLNARYEEESESNTVLRNQLSKINAEYSALKTRFDKEILAKTEELEDLKRRMNLKVSELEDLLEQSRVRINNLEKTKIKLTTEIKELTIEIENIQIIVQELTKKNRQLENENASLGKRVEELQAENANLLSANRNLEQENHRLKVSNAELGERVDNLTRENKQLTDNLRETVNALKDANRQLAELQALRAQLEAERDSLTIALRDTEESLRDAENKLQAATTALNQLRSERLTDRPSVRNXKXDXIESNRKSSARAIEELQRTLVEVETRYKSELNRLKKKYETDIRELETALDVANRQNAEHIKVIKTLHIKIKEIETRLEEEHRISEDLRSSLSVSERKRISLQTELEDCRSLLETAERSRKNAENELHETTSRLSECQLLITSLTNDKRRLEGDIHGMQAELDEAINNMRAANDRADRLAVEVNRLADELKQEQENYKNAESLRKALEIEVREITIRLEEAEAFAQREGKRMVAKLQARVRDLEGELEVEQRRSREAIASYRKVERQFKELTTAIEDDRRVIAELTSANDQLLLKVKAYKRQLEEAEDVTTITLNKYRKAQQLVDDAEHRADLAEKNLSAVRRSRSMSVSREITRVVRI